The following proteins come from a genomic window of Streptomyces sp. NBC_01716:
- a CDS encoding arsenate reductase ArsC, with the protein MSDKPSVLFVCVHNAGRSQMAAAWLTHLAGDRVEVRSAGSNPGDAVNPAAVEAMAEVGIDISAETPKILTVDAVKESDVCITMGCGDTCPVFPGKRYLDWTLDDPAGQGVEAVRPIRDEIKKRVEVLIEEIAPGTTA; encoded by the coding sequence ATGTCTGACAAGCCTTCTGTGCTGTTCGTGTGTGTCCACAACGCCGGCCGTTCCCAGATGGCCGCTGCCTGGCTGACCCATCTCGCGGGGGACCGCGTCGAGGTCCGCTCGGCCGGATCGAACCCCGGCGACGCCGTAAACCCCGCCGCCGTCGAGGCGATGGCCGAGGTCGGCATCGACATCTCCGCGGAGACCCCGAAGATCCTCACCGTCGACGCGGTCAAGGAGTCGGACGTCTGCATCACCATGGGCTGCGGCGACACCTGCCCCGTCTTCCCCGGCAAGCGCTACCTCGACTGGACGCTGGACGACCCGGCCGGCCAGGGCGTCGAAGCCGTACGCCCCATCCGCGACGAGATCAAAAAGCGCGTCGAGGTGCTGATCGAGGAGATCGCGCCGGGGACGACGGCATGA
- a CDS encoding flavin-containing monooxygenase: MERLDVAVIGGGQSGLAAAHALRGRGLKPVVLEASDQAAGSWPYYYDSLTLFSPARYSSLPGLPFGGDPDRYPHRDEVVAYLLRYADRLDAEIRTSRRVREVRPDGDGFTLTMADGSEAGARAVVAATGGFGRPKRPALPGLDSFAGRVLHVTDYRSPEPFAGQRVVVVGAGNSAVQIASELALRSRVTLASRAPVKWFKQRPLAGKDLHFWLKVTGLDTAPLGRFQKAPATMAVIDDGRYRAALAARAPDRRPLFTGIDGAELTWQDGTTEHVDTIVLATGYHPDLAYLAPLGALDGQGRPRHRDGASLTHPALAYVGLEWQRSLSSASLRGVGRDAQRAARRLADRLSLA, encoded by the coding sequence ATGGAACGGCTTGACGTCGCGGTCATCGGGGGCGGGCAGTCCGGTCTCGCCGCCGCCCACGCCCTGCGTGGACGAGGGCTGAAGCCGGTGGTCCTGGAGGCGTCCGATCAGGCGGCAGGTTCCTGGCCGTACTACTACGACAGCCTCACCCTCTTCTCGCCCGCCCGGTACAGCTCGCTGCCCGGTCTGCCGTTCGGCGGCGACCCGGACCGCTACCCCCACCGCGACGAGGTCGTCGCCTACCTCCTGCGGTACGCCGACCGGCTGGACGCCGAGATACGTACCAGCCGGCGGGTGCGTGAAGTCCGCCCGGACGGGGACGGGTTCACGCTCACCATGGCTGACGGATCCGAGGCCGGCGCCCGAGCCGTGGTGGCCGCGACCGGCGGTTTCGGCCGGCCCAAGCGCCCCGCGCTGCCGGGCCTGGACTCCTTCGCCGGAAGAGTCCTGCACGTCACCGACTACCGCAGCCCCGAGCCCTTCGCCGGGCAGCGCGTCGTGGTGGTGGGCGCCGGCAACTCCGCCGTGCAGATCGCGTCGGAACTCGCCCTGCGCTCCCGTGTCACCCTCGCCAGCCGGGCGCCGGTGAAGTGGTTCAAGCAGCGCCCGCTGGCAGGGAAGGATCTGCACTTCTGGCTCAAGGTCACCGGCCTGGACACCGCGCCGCTCGGCCGCTTCCAGAAGGCTCCGGCCACCATGGCCGTCATCGACGACGGCCGCTATCGGGCGGCTCTCGCGGCCCGGGCGCCCGACCGGCGCCCGCTGTTCACGGGCATCGACGGCGCCGAACTGACTTGGCAGGACGGTACGACCGAGCACGTCGACACCATTGTCCTGGCCACCGGCTACCATCCCGACCTCGCCTATCTCGCCCCCCTTGGCGCACTGGACGGGCAGGGTCGCCCCCGTCACCGCGACGGAGCCTCCCTCACCCATCCCGCTCTGGCGTATGTGGGCCTGGAGTGGCAGCGCAGCCTCTCCTCCGCCTCCCTGCGAGGCGTCGGCCGCGACGCGCAGCGCGCCGCCCGTCGCCTCGCGGACCGCCTCAGCCTCGCGTAA
- a CDS encoding NUDIX domain-containing protein: MTKATPETGDTVRPVLFSSSERQLLLTPVGDVWAVPSIPIRPGETRRRAAVRHLRRELGLPTVRIMPVIGRLEAGREPTGAQYVVLVAPAAGSWPTSVGRALGPAARWWTTESLRSANMIVEPVQLLDLMDGYWEGWLPDGEIALD, translated from the coding sequence ATGACCAAGGCAACTCCCGAGACCGGCGACACTGTGCGCCCGGTGCTCTTTTCCTCCTCGGAGCGGCAGCTCCTCCTTACGCCCGTGGGTGACGTCTGGGCTGTGCCGAGCATCCCGATCCGCCCCGGGGAGACCAGGCGTCGCGCCGCAGTTCGCCACCTGCGGCGAGAATTGGGACTTCCCACGGTTCGGATCATGCCGGTCATCGGCCGGCTGGAGGCCGGGAGAGAGCCGACGGGCGCTCAGTACGTGGTCCTGGTAGCGCCCGCTGCCGGAAGCTGGCCCACCTCTGTTGGCCGTGCGCTGGGCCCGGCCGCGCGATGGTGGACTACGGAGAGCCTGCGCTCGGCGAACATGATCGTCGAGCCAGTACAACTACTCGATCTCATGGACGGCTACTGGGAAGGGTGGCTGCCAGACGGTGAAATCGCGCTGGACTGA
- a CDS encoding DF family (seleno)protein: MDIELLYFDGCPNWHLTHERLTEALNATGSPGQAVRLRPVDTDATAQALRFPGSPTIRIDGQDPFPAPGETYGLTCRLYATRDGLAGAPTVDQLVQVLTHGP; encoded by the coding sequence GTGGACATTGAACTGCTCTACTTCGACGGCTGCCCCAACTGGCACCTCACCCACGAACGCCTCACCGAAGCACTGAACGCCACCGGCAGCCCCGGCCAGGCGGTGCGCCTGCGCCCCGTGGACACGGACGCGACGGCCCAGGCTCTGCGCTTCCCCGGATCACCCACGATCCGCATCGACGGGCAGGACCCATTCCCGGCCCCAGGCGAAACCTACGGACTTACCTGCCGCCTCTACGCGACCCGCGACGGACTCGCCGGCGCACCTACCGTGGACCAGCTCGTCCAAGTCCTCACTCACGGACCGTAG
- a CDS encoding AIPR family protein, with protein MKRLWVRHVKEALHTGFAEHIDMSDYAKASDSVREKSFLSRSLAALAVQRFTELSAAEAAATVVDGSGDNGIDAIAIDPLQRRVILVQSKWDGSGDGSLGLGDSRHFTAGFRDLLDTKFDRFNARLRAQEAKITDALDDVDVTFILVVATTGRTDLAAPSSAVFSDLLDEMNESQQVVSMETLGLSDFHSFISEGLGGSRIDFGVQLENWGTVSEPYEAYYGVVTASSVANWYEHFGDRLFSQNIRKSLGNTSVNEAVTHTILKDPQHFWYFNNGVTALCESVKKTARGAASRTFGDFSLTGVSIVNGAQTVASIHQAAHKGEAGLDEAMVWVRFISLEGCPEGFATAVTRATNTQNTVETRDFVSLDPEQGRLRTELVLSLKKTYSIKRGEPVPSPEHGCTVVDATVALACANREPSFAVMAKSRMGSLWESIEKAPYRTLFNPRIGPYRVWRCVEVMREVDATLTRLKGQLDGRPRSICLQGNRLVLHLVFRELDLQRIEDPEYDWSSELKRVPGLTEQSLMSLTECINEAYSNNYLTSLFKNITKCRDLVQKVRSEKEGSNKEIDGQ; from the coding sequence ATGAAACGGCTGTGGGTCAGGCACGTCAAGGAGGCGCTGCACACGGGTTTCGCGGAACACATCGATATGAGTGACTACGCAAAAGCCAGCGACTCCGTCCGCGAAAAGTCCTTCCTGAGCCGATCCTTAGCGGCTCTCGCCGTACAGAGGTTCACCGAACTGTCTGCCGCCGAAGCGGCGGCCACAGTGGTCGACGGATCCGGCGACAACGGAATCGATGCCATCGCAATCGATCCCCTGCAGCGAAGGGTGATCCTTGTCCAGTCAAAGTGGGACGGTTCCGGGGACGGCAGCCTCGGATTGGGTGATTCCCGGCACTTTACGGCCGGGTTCAGGGATCTTCTTGACACGAAATTCGACCGGTTCAACGCACGGCTACGTGCCCAAGAGGCGAAGATCACGGACGCACTTGACGACGTCGATGTGACCTTCATCCTCGTAGTGGCGACCACCGGCCGAACCGACTTGGCCGCGCCCTCGTCTGCCGTTTTTAGCGACCTGCTCGATGAAATGAACGAGTCACAGCAGGTCGTATCCATGGAGACCCTGGGCTTGAGCGATTTCCATTCCTTCATATCCGAAGGATTGGGGGGTTCGCGAATCGACTTCGGCGTACAGCTGGAGAACTGGGGCACGGTAAGCGAGCCATATGAGGCCTACTACGGAGTGGTTACCGCTTCAAGCGTTGCGAACTGGTATGAGCATTTCGGGGATCGCCTTTTCTCTCAGAACATCAGGAAATCCCTGGGCAATACCAGTGTCAATGAGGCAGTCACGCACACGATCCTCAAGGATCCACAGCACTTCTGGTACTTCAACAATGGTGTGACAGCCCTGTGTGAAAGCGTAAAGAAGACCGCACGGGGTGCCGCCAGTCGCACTTTTGGTGATTTCTCGCTCACAGGCGTGAGCATCGTCAACGGCGCCCAGACGGTGGCCAGCATTCATCAAGCAGCACACAAGGGCGAAGCCGGCCTGGACGAAGCCATGGTGTGGGTTCGCTTTATCAGCCTTGAAGGATGCCCAGAAGGTTTTGCAACAGCGGTGACCAGGGCGACGAACACACAGAACACTGTGGAGACCCGAGATTTTGTCTCGCTGGACCCGGAGCAGGGCCGCCTGCGCACAGAATTGGTTCTCTCGCTCAAAAAGACATATTCGATCAAGCGTGGGGAGCCGGTTCCGAGTCCCGAACATGGCTGCACGGTGGTCGACGCCACAGTGGCTCTGGCGTGTGCGAACAGGGAGCCCAGTTTTGCGGTTATGGCGAAGAGCAGGATGGGAAGTCTCTGGGAGTCCATAGAAAAGGCCCCGTACCGAACACTCTTCAATCCGAGGATAGGACCCTATCGCGTATGGCGCTGCGTCGAAGTCATGCGAGAAGTTGACGCGACATTGACGCGTTTGAAGGGTCAGCTTGATGGGCGCCCGCGTTCCATCTGCCTCCAGGGGAATCGACTGGTTCTTCATCTGGTTTTCCGGGAACTCGATCTGCAGCGTATCGAGGATCCCGAGTACGACTGGTCATCGGAACTGAAACGTGTTCCTGGGCTGACCGAGCAGAGCTTGATGTCCCTCACGGAGTGCATCAATGAGGCCTATTCGAATAATTATCTGACCAGTCTTTTCAAGAACATTACGAAGTGCCGCGACTTGGTCCAGAAAGTTCGTTCCGAAAAGGAAGGAAGCAACAAGGAGATTGACGGGCAGTAA
- a CDS encoding ArsO family NAD(P)H-dependent flavin-containing monooxygenase, translating to MTDVVVIGGGQAGLAAGYHLRRLGLDFVVLDAQSRVGGAWQHAWDSLRLFSPAAFSSLPGRLMPSQAGQEYPDAGHVVDYLTDYEHRYDLPVHRPVRVNAVRRDGTRLRVETDHGAWSARAVISATGTWWRPFLPAVPGMNVFTGRQLHTADYRTPAEFAGQRVVVVGGGNSGAQVAAGLAHSTELTWVTSRPPRFLADDIDGRALFDTATARRRALDEGRTDTGGVASLGDIVAVPPVREARDAGLLKAQPMFDRLTSDSAEWSDGTSTKIDTVIWCTGFRPALSHLAPLALRGPRGHIPTNGTQAAGEPRLHLLGYGDWTGPASATLIGVGRPARDAARDIAALLLTVQQRFVPAHCRQQGAKVSHDGRA from the coding sequence ATGACCGATGTGGTGGTGATCGGCGGCGGCCAGGCCGGGCTCGCCGCCGGTTACCATCTGCGCCGCCTCGGCCTGGACTTCGTCGTCCTCGACGCCCAGTCCAGGGTGGGCGGCGCATGGCAGCACGCCTGGGACTCGCTGCGCCTGTTCTCCCCGGCGGCGTTCTCCTCACTGCCGGGCAGGCTCATGCCCTCGCAAGCGGGTCAGGAATACCCGGACGCCGGGCACGTCGTGGACTACCTCACCGACTATGAACACCGCTACGACCTGCCCGTACACCGGCCGGTGCGCGTGAACGCCGTACGACGAGACGGCACACGACTGCGAGTCGAGACAGACCACGGTGCCTGGTCCGCGCGAGCCGTGATCTCGGCGACCGGTACGTGGTGGCGGCCGTTCCTGCCCGCCGTCCCCGGCATGAACGTTTTCACCGGCCGCCAGCTTCACACCGCCGACTACCGGACCCCGGCCGAGTTCGCCGGGCAGCGCGTCGTCGTGGTCGGCGGAGGCAACTCCGGCGCCCAGGTAGCGGCCGGCCTCGCCCACAGCACGGAGCTGACCTGGGTGACTTCACGCCCGCCGCGCTTCCTCGCCGACGACATCGACGGCCGCGCCCTGTTCGACACTGCGACCGCCCGCCGCCGCGCACTCGACGAAGGCCGCACGGACACAGGCGGCGTCGCCTCGCTCGGCGACATCGTCGCCGTACCTCCCGTACGCGAAGCCCGCGACGCCGGACTGCTCAAAGCCCAGCCCATGTTCGACCGCCTCACCTCCGACAGCGCCGAATGGTCCGACGGCACAAGCACCAAGATCGACACCGTCATCTGGTGCACCGGCTTCCGCCCCGCCCTCTCCCACCTCGCCCCGCTCGCCCTGCGCGGACCACGCGGCCACATCCCCACGAACGGCACACAGGCCGCGGGCGAACCCCGTCTCCACCTGCTCGGCTACGGCGACTGGACCGGCCCCGCCTCCGCCACCCTCATCGGCGTCGGCCGCCCCGCCCGAGACGCGGCACGCGACATCGCCGCCCTGCTGCTGACCGTGCAGCAACGCTTCGTACCGGCGCACTGTAGGCAGCAGGGGGCGAAGGTCAGTCATGACGGGCGAGCTTGA
- the trxB gene encoding thioredoxin-disulfide reductase, translated as MSGIRDVIVIGSGPAGYTAALYAARAQLKPLLFGSSIFVGGALTTTTEVENFPGFPDGVDGPVLMENMRAQAEKFGAEMVDDDIVSVDLTGSVKELTDSQGTVHRAKTVIVATGSGYRKLGLPREDELSGRGVSWCATCDGFFFKGRDIVVVGGGDTAMEEATFLTRFASSVTVVHRRSALRASQVMQNRAFADDKISFAFDSEIAEIKEEGGMLSGLVLRDTFTGKTRDLDATGLFIAIGHDPRTELFTGQLELDHEGYLKVDAPSTRTNIPGVFAAGDVVDHTYRQAITAAGTGCAAALDAERYLAALTDTENAASGANTAEPGRAPAGV; from the coding sequence ATGAGCGGGATACGTGATGTCATCGTCATCGGTTCAGGCCCCGCCGGCTACACCGCCGCGCTCTACGCGGCCCGTGCGCAGCTGAAGCCGCTGCTGTTCGGCAGCTCGATCTTCGTCGGCGGCGCGCTGACGACGACCACCGAGGTCGAGAACTTCCCCGGTTTCCCCGACGGGGTCGACGGGCCGGTCCTCATGGAGAACATGCGGGCCCAGGCGGAGAAGTTCGGTGCGGAGATGGTTGACGACGACATCGTCTCCGTCGACCTGACCGGCTCGGTCAAGGAACTCACCGACTCACAGGGGACGGTTCACCGCGCGAAGACCGTGATCGTGGCGACCGGCTCCGGCTACCGCAAGCTCGGACTGCCGCGCGAGGACGAACTCTCCGGGCGCGGCGTGTCCTGGTGCGCCACGTGCGACGGATTCTTCTTCAAAGGCCGCGACATCGTCGTCGTCGGCGGCGGAGACACCGCGATGGAAGAGGCCACCTTCCTCACCCGCTTCGCCAGCTCCGTCACCGTCGTCCACCGCCGCTCCGCCCTCCGCGCCTCGCAGGTCATGCAGAACCGCGCCTTCGCCGACGACAAGATCTCCTTCGCGTTCGACAGCGAGATCGCGGAGATCAAGGAGGAGGGCGGCATGCTCTCCGGCCTCGTCCTGCGGGACACCTTCACCGGCAAGACCCGAGACCTCGACGCGACGGGCCTGTTCATCGCGATCGGCCACGACCCGCGCACTGAACTCTTCACCGGCCAGCTGGAGCTGGACCACGAGGGCTACCTCAAGGTCGACGCCCCCTCCACACGCACAAACATCCCCGGCGTCTTCGCCGCCGGCGACGTCGTCGACCACACCTACCGCCAGGCCATCACCGCAGCCGGCACCGGCTGCGCCGCCGCCTTGGACGCCGAGCGCTACCTCGCCGCTCTCACCGACACCGAGAACGCCGCGAGCGGTGCGAACACCGCCGAGCCGGGCAGGGCTCCCGCCGGCGTCTGA
- a CDS encoding TniQ family protein, producing MQPLEGEALGSWIDAMAKDRGIAVKQLLREFHLHKLGTLAIGQTRLPTPAILRICRLTGVGEPALHAMTLARFAGNALPHLPPNLEADAGAIGQWHAGAWLCDRHLRWCPRCLRENGRRWSLRWLLPWTFACLKHRVYLASECQRCQSVVTPGADCTFPSRCEAGTANERFHRYGYDERCDFPVTKYLPVPVSDSAVLSLQARINAWLDGAPTADDRRLVSLTAVLTMLLSPAMLRRGDPVLLFAVRSLRAPRPWQERALWTDPLRVAAAACAADRMLQSNDSAAEVAHLIADYRTVDYRTTPWRLDAMDWAYGPALRPNVYVDELVRRGTITIGSYHLR from the coding sequence TTGCAGCCGCTCGAGGGGGAAGCACTGGGCAGCTGGATCGATGCCATGGCCAAGGACCGCGGCATCGCCGTCAAGCAACTCCTACGCGAGTTCCACCTGCACAAGCTCGGCACTCTCGCCATAGGACAGACACGGCTTCCCACGCCGGCGATCCTCCGGATCTGTCGCCTGACAGGAGTCGGCGAACCGGCTCTGCACGCGATGACGCTCGCACGCTTCGCGGGAAACGCGTTGCCTCACCTGCCCCCGAACCTCGAAGCGGATGCTGGTGCCATCGGACAGTGGCATGCAGGAGCGTGGCTCTGCGACCGGCACCTCCGCTGGTGCCCTCGCTGTCTTCGGGAGAACGGCCGACGCTGGTCTCTGCGCTGGTTGCTGCCCTGGACCTTCGCCTGCCTCAAGCACCGCGTCTATCTGGCGAGTGAGTGCCAGCGATGCCAGTCTGTCGTGACCCCCGGGGCAGACTGCACCTTCCCCTCACGTTGCGAGGCCGGCACGGCGAACGAGCGCTTTCATCGCTACGGATACGACGAGCGATGTGATTTCCCTGTCACCAAGTATCTTCCGGTGCCCGTAAGTGACAGCGCCGTCCTCTCCCTCCAAGCACGGATCAACGCATGGCTGGACGGAGCTCCGACGGCGGACGACAGAAGGCTCGTCTCGCTGACAGCCGTGCTCACCATGCTTCTCTCGCCGGCAATGCTCCGTCGCGGGGATCCTGTGCTTCTGTTCGCGGTTCGCAGTCTCCGCGCACCACGGCCATGGCAGGAGCGAGCACTGTGGACTGACCCCCTACGGGTTGCCGCTGCCGCGTGCGCCGCCGATCGCATGCTGCAAAGCAATGACTCCGCAGCGGAGGTAGCCCATTTGATCGCCGACTATCGCACTGTCGACTACCGGACGACGCCCTGGCGGCTGGACGCCATGGACTGGGCTTACGGGCCGGCGCTGCGTCCGAACGTCTACGTCGACGAGCTTGTACGCCGAGGAACGATCACCATCGGCTCCTACCACCTGCGCTGA
- the arsB gene encoding ACR3 family arsenite efflux transporter produces the protein MTPTEPTAAAATTPQSGEDASVVAKLSTLDRFLAVWILLAMALGLGLGRLIPGLNDALAKVEIGGISLPIAVGLLIMMYPVLAKVRYDKLDAVTGDKRLMVSSLAVNWIAGPAVMFALAWIFLPDLPEYRTGLIIVGLARCIAMVIIWNDLACGDREAAAVLVALNSVFQVIAFGLLGWLYLDLLPGWLGLGDGESLDISMWKIALNVVIFLGVPLLAGFLTRRLGEKKMGRESYESTFLPKIGPWALYGLLFTIVILFALQGKTITSQPMDVARIALPLLVYFAIMFFGTFALGKAIGLAYDRTTTLAFTAAGNNFELAIAVAIATFGVTSGQALSGVVGPLIEVPVLIGLVYVSLAWRRKFAPTAITTSTATNTANR, from the coding sequence GTGACCCCCACCGAACCGACCGCTGCCGCCGCCACAACTCCGCAGAGCGGAGAGGACGCCTCGGTCGTCGCCAAGCTCTCGACGCTGGACCGGTTCCTGGCGGTGTGGATCCTGCTCGCCATGGCCCTGGGTCTCGGGCTCGGCCGGCTGATCCCAGGACTGAACGACGCGCTCGCCAAGGTCGAGATCGGCGGCATCTCCCTGCCGATCGCCGTCGGCCTGCTGATCATGATGTATCCCGTACTGGCGAAGGTCCGCTACGACAAGCTGGACGCCGTCACCGGGGACAAGCGGCTGATGGTCTCGTCCCTCGCGGTCAACTGGATCGCCGGCCCGGCCGTCATGTTCGCGCTGGCCTGGATCTTCCTGCCGGACCTGCCCGAGTACCGCACCGGCCTGATCATCGTCGGCCTCGCCCGCTGCATCGCCATGGTCATCATCTGGAACGACCTCGCCTGCGGCGACCGCGAAGCAGCCGCCGTCCTCGTCGCCCTCAACTCCGTCTTCCAGGTCATCGCCTTCGGCCTGCTCGGCTGGCTCTACCTCGACCTGCTCCCCGGCTGGCTCGGCCTGGGCGACGGCGAGAGCCTCGACATCTCCATGTGGAAGATCGCGCTGAACGTCGTCATCTTCCTCGGCGTCCCCCTGCTGGCCGGCTTCCTGACCCGCCGTCTGGGCGAGAAGAAGATGGGCCGCGAGTCCTACGAGTCCACGTTCCTGCCGAAGATCGGCCCCTGGGCCCTGTACGGCCTGCTGTTCACGATCGTCATCCTCTTCGCCCTCCAGGGAAAGACGATCACCTCACAGCCCATGGACGTCGCCCGGATCGCACTCCCACTGCTGGTGTACTTCGCGATCATGTTCTTCGGCACCTTCGCGCTCGGCAAGGCCATCGGACTGGCCTACGACCGCACCACGACCCTGGCGTTCACCGCGGCCGGCAACAACTTCGAACTCGCCATCGCCGTCGCCATCGCCACCTTCGGCGTCACCTCCGGCCAGGCACTGTCCGGCGTCGTCGGCCCCCTCATCGAAGTCCCCGTCCTCATCGGGCTCGTCTACGTCTCCCTGGCCTGGCGGCGGAAGTTCGCCCCCACGGCGATCACCACCAGCACGGCGACGAATACGGCGAACCGCTGA
- a CDS encoding sulfite exporter TauE/SafE family protein encodes MTTDQNLVPLRSTRSMPVVFGTGAAIGVLGGMIGLGGAEFRLPLLISFFGFAALSAVILNKAMSLVVVLVALPARMAAVSAAEVAVRWPVAVNLLAGSLLGAWAGAAWAVRMRSSTLYKVLAALMVLMAVALMITHTTALGTLDLPLWAQVPCGVVAGFGIGVVAAIMGVAGGELLIPTIVLLFAVDIKTAGSLSLLVSLPTMLVAFARYSRDGSFAVLGANRRFTLIMIAGSIAGAVLGGLLLGVFPDLVLIPALAVILLVSAVKLARHD; translated from the coding sequence ATGACCACCGACCAGAACCTCGTTCCCCTGCGTTCGACACGCTCGATGCCTGTGGTGTTCGGTACGGGTGCGGCCATCGGCGTTCTGGGGGGAATGATCGGCCTGGGCGGCGCGGAGTTCCGGTTGCCGCTGCTCATCAGCTTCTTCGGGTTCGCCGCGCTCTCTGCGGTCATCCTGAACAAGGCGATGAGCCTGGTCGTGGTCCTGGTCGCGCTGCCCGCCCGGATGGCAGCGGTCTCGGCCGCCGAGGTGGCCGTACGCTGGCCGGTCGCGGTCAACCTGCTCGCCGGGAGTCTGCTGGGCGCCTGGGCCGGAGCGGCCTGGGCGGTGCGGATGCGCAGTTCCACCCTGTACAAGGTGCTGGCCGCCCTGATGGTGCTCATGGCCGTCGCCCTGATGATCACCCACACCACCGCACTGGGGACGCTCGACCTGCCGCTGTGGGCGCAGGTCCCCTGTGGAGTCGTGGCCGGGTTCGGTATCGGGGTGGTCGCGGCGATCATGGGCGTGGCCGGGGGCGAGTTGCTGATCCCCACGATCGTGCTGCTGTTCGCGGTGGACATCAAGACGGCGGGAAGTCTCTCGCTGTTGGTGTCGCTGCCCACGATGCTGGTGGCCTTCGCCCGCTACAGCCGTGACGGCAGTTTCGCCGTGCTGGGCGCCAACCGCCGCTTCACACTGATCATGATTGCGGGCTCGATCGCCGGGGCGGTGCTGGGAGGACTGCTCCTTGGCGTGTTCCCGGACCTGGTGCTCATCCCCGCGCTGGCCGTGATCCTGCTCGTTTCCGCCGTCAAGCTCGCCCGTCATGACTGA
- a CDS encoding GNAT family N-acetyltransferase — MSTHVGRAPTVIVPLRAAHADEVLAIYQAGIDEGNATFETATPSWESFDTAKLPEHRFAALADDGTVAGWAAVAPVSNRPAYAGVVEHSVYVHPGARGRGIASALLGALIESTEAAGIWTIQSGIFPQNTASLALHQRAGFRIIGTRERVGRHHGVWRDVLLIERRSTKVV, encoded by the coding sequence GTGTCCACCCACGTCGGACGGGCGCCCACCGTCATCGTGCCGCTCCGAGCCGCGCACGCCGACGAGGTGCTGGCGATCTACCAGGCCGGCATCGACGAGGGCAACGCGACCTTCGAAACCGCAACACCGTCCTGGGAGTCCTTCGACACGGCGAAACTGCCCGAGCACCGCTTCGCCGCCCTCGCCGACGACGGCACGGTAGCGGGCTGGGCAGCCGTTGCACCCGTATCAAACCGCCCCGCGTACGCGGGAGTTGTCGAGCACTCGGTGTATGTCCACCCCGGTGCCCGAGGGCGCGGTATCGCCTCCGCACTGCTCGGCGCGCTGATCGAATCCACTGAGGCCGCCGGCATCTGGACCATCCAGTCCGGCATCTTCCCCCAGAACACCGCCAGCCTCGCACTTCACCAACGAGCCGGCTTCCGCATCATCGGCACCCGCGAACGCGTCGGCCGCCACCACGGCGTCTGGCGCGACGTCCTCCTCATCGAACGCCGCAGCACCAAGGTCGTCTGA
- a CDS encoding ArsR/SmtB family transcription factor → MMTSVDTDLIRVLADPLRMQIVTLLARETLCTTHLVEETGARQTNLSNHLRVLREAGVVETEPCGRFTYYKLRPDVIAQLAGQFSDLAASARTAAENKRACP, encoded by the coding sequence ATGATGACGTCAGTCGACACTGACCTGATCCGGGTTCTCGCGGACCCGCTCAGGATGCAGATCGTGACCCTGCTCGCCCGCGAGACGCTCTGCACCACGCATCTGGTCGAGGAGACCGGCGCCCGGCAGACGAACCTCTCGAACCACCTGCGGGTCCTGCGCGAAGCAGGCGTGGTGGAGACGGAACCGTGCGGGCGCTTCACGTACTACAAGCTCCGGCCCGACGTCATCGCCCAGCTCGCGGGCCAGTTCTCCGACCTGGCCGCCTCCGCCCGTACCGCTGCCGAGAACAAGAGGGCCTGTCCGTGA
- a CDS encoding ArsR/SmtB family transcription factor, translating to MSNVQVLPLLEPEAAVAPCCPPLTERPFSAEEAEVAARMFKALGDPVRLRLFSAVASHEGGEACVCDISDVGVSQPTVSHHLKKLKDAGLLTSERRGTWVYYRVEPSVLAAMGQLLTTAAGT from the coding sequence ATGTCGAATGTGCAGGTGTTGCCGCTGCTGGAGCCCGAGGCTGCCGTCGCGCCGTGCTGCCCGCCGCTGACCGAACGGCCCTTCAGCGCCGAAGAGGCCGAAGTGGCCGCCAGGATGTTCAAGGCGCTCGGCGACCCGGTCCGGCTCCGCCTGTTCTCGGCCGTCGCCTCGCACGAGGGCGGCGAGGCGTGCGTGTGCGACATCTCCGACGTCGGTGTCTCCCAGCCGACCGTCTCCCACCACCTGAAGAAGCTCAAGGACGCCGGACTGCTGACGTCCGAGCGGCGAGGCACCTGGGTCTACTACCGGGTGGAGCCCAGCGTTCTGGCGGCGATGGGCCAGCTGCTGACCACCGCGGCCGGCACCTGA